A portion of the Moraxella ovis genome contains these proteins:
- a CDS encoding LysR family transcriptional regulator produces the protein MSTTLRQLRAFVLVAEQNSFTKAAETLCLTQSALSGLIKELEQNLDVKLFDRTTRKLHLSDAGMRLLPQARRVLNEMSVLNEKVSNLKSLHQGHIRLAVSQQLSASTMPKFIAKFCELHPHIQVTLTDCSVDDVVEHIENLEADLGVAPERVHSNDLKTDTLFRSPFYLVLPSTHPFAKKDVVRWADLLNERLITLNGPFIKSLQNELPANISNRIFHPDFEINFLSTALGMVRMGLGVTVCLLYAAEWVEQNGLVMRPIAEPVVERNFLLYTHKNRSLSPAAVAFKEFLIENAHEFLVSNPK, from the coding sequence GTGAGTACTACGCTGCGCCAGTTGCGCGCTTTTGTGTTGGTAGCTGAGCAGAACAGCTTCACTAAGGCTGCTGAGACATTATGCCTGACGCAATCCGCCTTAAGCGGTCTGATCAAGGAGCTTGAGCAGAATTTAGACGTTAAGCTGTTCGATCGCACCACACGAAAATTGCACCTATCCGATGCGGGCATGCGCTTATTGCCGCAGGCGCGCCGTGTGCTCAATGAGATGTCCGTGCTTAATGAAAAGGTCTCCAACCTAAAGTCCTTGCACCAAGGACACATTCGTCTGGCGGTCTCACAGCAGCTATCCGCATCGACGATGCCTAAGTTCATCGCTAAGTTCTGTGAACTGCATCCGCACATTCAGGTCACGCTAACTGACTGCTCTGTGGATGATGTGGTGGAGCACATTGAGAATCTCGAGGCGGATCTGGGTGTGGCGCCTGAGCGTGTGCATTCTAATGACCTAAAGACCGATACACTATTTCGTTCACCGTTTTATCTAGTACTACCTAGCACGCACCCCTTCGCCAAAAAAGACGTGGTGCGCTGGGCGGATCTATTGAATGAACGCCTGATTACCCTGAACGGACCTTTTATTAAGTCTTTGCAAAATGAGCTGCCTGCGAACATCTCGAACCGTATCTTCCACCCTGATTTTGAGATTAATTTCTTATCGACCGCGCTTGGCATGGTGCGCATGGGTCTGGGCGTGACGGTGTGTCTGCTGTATGCGGCAGAATGGGTAGAGCAGAACGGCTTGGTCATGCGCCCGATCGCAGAGCCTGTGGTGGAGCGTAATTTTTTACTTTACACCCACAAGAATCGTTCGCTGTCGCCTGCTGCGGTGGCATTTAAAGAATTTTTGATTGAGAATGCGCACGAATTTTTGGTGAGCAACCCAAAATAG
- a CDS encoding amino acid aminotransferase, with protein sequence MFNHVEHYAGDPILGLMDKFANDPRTDIKVNLGVGVYYTEDGKLPVLECVKTAEAQIANPPRPRGYLPMDGLAGYKKACQDLLFGKDSQIVKDERVATIATLGGSGALKVGADFIHEWFPSAKCYVSNPTWANHIGIFEGAGIEVAKYPYYDAQTIGVKFDEMCEFFKGLNENDVVLLHPCCHNPTGVDLTNDQWDVVLDIVKDKKLIAFMDIAYQGFGEDMEGDAYAIRRAVDMGLPIFVSNSFSKNLSLYGERVGGLSVVAPSKEEADRVQGQLKFTVRRIYSSPPSHGNNVVDIVMNDEALFEQWVGEVYEMRDRIREMRQKLQDALTAKLPERDFSYFTKQRGMFSFTGLTAEQVVRLRDEFAVYMVENGRMCIAGLNNKNVEYVANAMAEVLK encoded by the coding sequence ATGTTTAATCATGTTGAACACTATGCGGGCGACCCGATTTTAGGGTTGATGGATAAATTTGCGAACGACCCACGCACCGACATTAAGGTGAACCTGGGTGTTGGCGTGTACTACACCGAGGATGGCAAATTGCCTGTGCTTGAGTGTGTAAAAACGGCTGAAGCTCAGATCGCCAACCCACCACGCCCACGTGGTTACCTGCCGATGGATGGTCTGGCCGGCTACAAAAAAGCATGCCAAGATCTATTGTTCGGCAAAGACAGCCAAATCGTCAAAGATGAACGTGTCGCCACCATCGCAACTTTAGGCGGCTCTGGTGCACTAAAAGTGGGTGCAGACTTCATTCATGAATGGTTCCCAAGTGCCAAATGCTACGTGTCAAACCCAACATGGGCGAACCACATCGGTATCTTTGAAGGTGCTGGCATCGAAGTGGCAAAATACCCATATTATGATGCCCAGACGATCGGTGTAAAATTCGATGAAATGTGCGAATTCTTCAAAGGTCTAAACGAAAATGACGTGGTGCTACTGCACCCATGCTGCCACAACCCAACCGGTGTGGATCTGACCAATGATCAATGGGATGTGGTGCTTGATATTGTCAAAGACAAAAAGCTCATCGCGTTCATGGACATCGCCTATCAAGGCTTTGGCGAAGATATGGAAGGCGACGCGTACGCCATCCGCCGCGCTGTGGACATGGGCTTGCCGATCTTTGTATCAAACTCATTCTCAAAAAACCTATCGCTATACGGTGAGCGCGTTGGTGGTCTGTCGGTGGTTGCACCATCAAAAGAAGAAGCCGACCGCGTACAAGGTCAATTAAAATTCACCGTGCGCCGTATCTACTCAAGCCCACCATCACATGGCAACAACGTCGTGGACATCGTGATGAACGATGAAGCGCTGTTCGAGCAGTGGGTTGGTGAGGTGTATGAGATGCGTGACCGCATCCGTGAAATGCGCCAAAAACTACAAGATGCCCTAACCGCCAAGCTGCCAGAGCGTGACTTTAGCTACTTCACTAAGCAGCGTGGCATGTTCAGCTTCACCGGTCTGACTGCTGAGCAAGTCGTGCGTCTGCGTGATGAATTCGCGGTGTACATGGTTGAAAATGGCCGCATGTGCATCGCTGGCCTGAACAACAAGAACGTTGAATATGTTGCCAATGCAATGGCAGAAGTTCTAAAATAA
- a CDS encoding leucyl aminopeptidase, producing the protein MSIQLSVHSELTLKKATKSNPLPQLVFFADNEGKLLGNTQSEHTARAENLIKKSGFKGELCEVVSDYALSDDGVGITIIGAGKLDKLAKNIQKLGTATYKTIKNHKSAAIVWGDVICQKHFSQFALSLLAASYRFDRYFAKKADADKLAVLSFINNKDSQDDYRAALDLTKATFAGQSFARDLANEAPNNLNPVALAKEAKKLAKEYGDKVKVTILGEKEMTKLGMGCFMSVSQGSDAEGQLVVIEYYGKNKKGSKKAKLDNPIALVGKGITFDTGGISLKPGAGMDEMKFDMGGAAAMLGTTKAVCEAGLEIDLVTVLACAENMPSGKATRPGDIVTAMDGTSVEILNTDAEGRLVLCDALCYVQDNYKPRTIVDAATLTGACVIALGSVRSAVYSNDEDTLFALESAGEHTGDLLWQMPLDDEYASQLKSNFADLQNIGGREGGSITAACFLQHFIKEGQAWAHLDIAGTASLSGASKGATGRPVPMLVQFLKSQENQ; encoded by the coding sequence ATGTCAATTCAATTATCGGTTCATTCAGAACTCACCCTAAAAAAAGCCACCAAATCCAATCCTCTACCGCAGCTGGTATTCTTCGCTGACAATGAAGGCAAGCTTCTTGGCAACACCCAAAGCGAACACACCGCCCGCGCAGAAAACCTTATCAAAAAATCAGGGTTCAAGGGTGAGCTGTGTGAGGTGGTGAGCGATTACGCCTTATCAGATGATGGCGTAGGCATCACTATCATTGGCGCAGGCAAATTAGACAAACTTGCCAAAAACATCCAAAAGCTTGGCACGGCAACCTACAAAACCATCAAAAACCATAAATCAGCCGCCATCGTTTGGGGCGATGTGATTTGCCAAAAACACTTCTCACAATTTGCGCTGTCTTTATTGGCAGCCAGTTATCGCTTCGATCGTTATTTTGCCAAAAAAGCAGATGCCGACAAATTGGCTGTCCTAAGCTTCATCAACAACAAAGACAGCCAAGACGACTATCGGGCAGCACTTGATCTGACCAAAGCCACATTCGCAGGTCAAAGCTTCGCCCGTGATTTGGCAAATGAGGCACCAAACAATCTAAATCCAGTGGCGCTTGCCAAAGAAGCCAAAAAGCTTGCCAAAGAATACGGCGATAAAGTCAAAGTAACCATCCTAGGCGAAAAAGAAATGACCAAGCTGGGCATGGGCTGCTTCATGTCAGTATCCCAAGGCTCCGACGCAGAAGGTCAATTGGTGGTCATCGAATACTACGGCAAGAACAAAAAAGGCAGCAAAAAAGCCAAGCTGGACAACCCGATCGCTCTGGTCGGTAAAGGCATCACCTTCGATACAGGTGGCATCTCGCTAAAACCTGGCGCTGGCATGGACGAGATGAAATTCGACATGGGAGGCGCTGCTGCCATGTTGGGCACTACTAAGGCAGTATGCGAAGCAGGCCTTGAGATTGATCTAGTAACAGTGCTCGCCTGCGCAGAGAACATGCCATCAGGCAAAGCCACCCGCCCAGGCGACATCGTAACCGCGATGGATGGCACGAGCGTCGAGATCCTAAATACCGATGCCGAAGGTCGCTTGGTGCTGTGCGACGCTTTGTGCTATGTTCAGGATAACTACAAGCCGCGTACCATCGTGGATGCAGCAACCCTAACAGGCGCGTGCGTCATCGCCCTAGGTAGCGTGCGTTCAGCCGTGTACAGTAACGATGAAGATACGCTATTCGCCCTAGAATCAGCTGGCGAACATACAGGCGACCTACTGTGGCAGATGCCACTTGATGATGAATACGCAAGCCAACTAAAATCAAACTTCGCCGACCTGCAGAACATCGGCGGGCGCGAAGGCGGCTCTATCACTGCAGCATGCTTCTTGCAGCACTTCATCAAAGAAGGTCAAGCATGGGCGCACCTTGACATCGCAGGCACTGCGTCGCTTAGCGGTGCAAGTAAAGGCGCAACAGGTCGCCCTGTGCCAATGTTGGTGCAATTCCTAAAATCTCAAGAAAATCAATAA
- a CDS encoding LPS export ABC transporter permease LptF, with product MILRRYMIREVATTTALVLGFLVVMLLGGRLIRYFGVAAEGGLDVGVLFTLIGYNLPYFLELIFPLSFFIGLMLVFGRLYADHEMAVLNASGISRGRVSRLLIPLVLVAFLAQGFITLVAKPWGVAKAANIWQEQSVLEIFDVITPRKFISSGEYHLYVGEIGENREYLQDVIVIQMAKNPDPRNAASMSDIAHQDDQADNAQKAQEIATRIPQELISEKDTIIFAKSATQVDSDDGVIRLDLHQGRRYEVDATSKKYSQIGFERYRISLAASSNEDLKPLKIEGWRTQDLFANMNTTNQTPSSQEIHAELGYRFSLPWLILIAAILAAPLAQVKPRQGRWLKLIPALFIFVANVLILISLKESIAKGRVGDWAYPVVLAVLFAVAIYINYHERMMAKRRLNRQGGAA from the coding sequence TTGATTTTACGCCGCTATATGATACGCGAGGTTGCTACGACCACAGCCCTGGTACTTGGGTTCTTGGTGGTGATGCTGCTTGGCGGGCGTTTGATTCGCTATTTTGGCGTGGCGGCAGAGGGTGGGCTGGATGTGGGCGTGCTATTTACGCTCATCGGCTATAACCTGCCTTATTTTTTGGAGCTGATTTTTCCGCTGTCGTTTTTTATTGGGTTGATGCTTGTTTTTGGTCGGCTGTATGCTGATCATGAGATGGCGGTACTAAACGCCAGCGGTATCAGTCGTGGGCGCGTGTCTCGGCTGCTCATACCGCTTGTGTTGGTGGCTTTTTTGGCTCAAGGATTCATCACGCTCGTCGCTAAACCATGGGGCGTGGCGAAGGCAGCGAACATCTGGCAGGAGCAATCAGTTCTCGAGATCTTTGACGTCATTACCCCAAGAAAATTCATCAGCAGTGGCGAATACCACCTCTATGTCGGTGAGATTGGCGAGAACCGCGAGTATCTACAGGATGTCATCGTCATCCAAATGGCGAAAAACCCTGACCCTAGAAATGCCGCCAGCATGAGCGATATCGCCCATCAAGATGACCAAGCGGACAATGCCCAAAAAGCACAAGAAATCGCCACCAGAATCCCCCAAGAACTCATCTCTGAAAAAGACACCATCATCTTTGCTAAGTCTGCGACCCAAGTGGACAGTGATGATGGGGTAATACGGCTCGATCTGCATCAGGGGCGGCGCTATGAAGTTGATGCCACCAGTAAGAAATACAGCCAGATTGGATTTGAGCGATATCGCATCAGTCTGGCAGCCAGCAGCAACGAAGACCTAAAACCCTTAAAGATCGAAGGTTGGCGGACTCAGGATTTGTTTGCAAACATGAATACGACCAATCAAACTCCAAGTTCCCAAGAGATTCATGCCGAGCTTGGTTATCGATTCAGCTTGCCATGGCTGATCTTGATTGCGGCGATTTTGGCAGCACCATTGGCCCAAGTGAAGCCGCGCCAAGGCAGATGGTTAAAGCTTATCCCTGCGTTATTTATCTTCGTGGCGAATGTGCTGATTTTGATTTCCCTGAAGGAAAGCATCGCTAAGGGCAGGGTTGGAGATTGGGCGTATCCTGTGGTTCTTGCGGTACTGTTTGCGGTGGCGATATACATCAATTATCATGAACGCATGATGGCAAAACGGCGTCTAAATCGTCAAGGAGGCGCGGCATGA
- the lptG gene encoding LPS export ABC transporter permease LptG, producing MKSHILAKYVIRAAFLAMLGAVLGLWLLQLIFAYLNELEDLNDTYTVMDALKFILYRSPYFLVQFIPTGALLGAVVGLGLLAGNSELVSMQASGVSKYRIISWAMIPASLFVVLSLAVNQYVLPITNQKAEAINTRTPETKLVSVNGYWSVNEHDGGQDIVHISYADSDGVLGETKRYTLDQSSNLTGAMRASSGVYDAKSSDDRYSWQLSDIDVVNINASGVSRTHENAKILTLPIAPTDVHLLTREPEDMSLTDLYAHGQLMNHQGSSSARHELKFWQKLLSPFAVLSLVLVASSFVFGSLRSQGLGLRIVLALLTGLLFSYLTDLTGFIALAANWSPFVMALLPIIISALAGVYLLQKRQ from the coding sequence ATGAAGTCACATATTTTAGCCAAATATGTCATCCGAGCGGCATTCTTGGCGATGCTTGGTGCGGTGCTTGGGTTATGGTTGTTGCAGCTGATTTTTGCTTATTTAAATGAGCTTGAGGATCTAAACGACACTTATACGGTGATGGATGCGCTCAAATTCATCCTGTATCGTTCGCCGTATTTCTTGGTGCAGTTCATTCCAACCGGCGCGCTGCTTGGTGCGGTGGTAGGCTTGGGATTATTGGCGGGCAACAGCGAGCTGGTGAGTATGCAAGCGTCGGGCGTGAGCAAATACCGCATCATCAGCTGGGCGATGATCCCCGCCAGCTTGTTCGTGGTGTTGTCGCTTGCGGTGAATCAATACGTACTACCCATCACCAACCAAAAAGCTGAAGCCATTAATACGCGCACCCCTGAGACCAAGCTCGTGTCCGTGAATGGCTACTGGTCGGTGAATGAGCATGATGGTGGGCAAGACATCGTCCATATCAGCTATGCCGACAGCGATGGAGTGCTTGGCGAGACCAAGCGTTATACGCTAGATCAAAGCAGCAACCTAACAGGGGCGATGCGCGCATCGTCAGGCGTGTATGATGCCAAGAGCAGTGATGATCGCTATTCGTGGCAGCTGTCAGACATCGATGTGGTAAATATTAATGCATCAGGCGTAAGCCGTACCCATGAGAATGCCAAGATTCTGACACTACCCATTGCGCCTACCGATGTGCATCTATTGACCCGTGAGCCTGAGGACATGTCGCTGACTGACCTGTATGCCCATGGCCAGCTCATGAATCATCAAGGTTCATCATCAGCACGTCATGAGTTAAAATTCTGGCAAAAGCTGCTATCACCTTTTGCGGTGCTGTCCTTGGTATTGGTGGCATCGTCATTCGTATTTGGATCGCTGCGCTCCCAAGGTCTGGGGCTTCGCATTGTGTTGGCGTTATTGACAGGGCTTTTGTTTAGTTATCTGACTGATCTGACCGGCTTTATTGCCTTGGCTGCTAATTGGTCGCCATTTGTCATGGCGCTGTTACCCATCATCATCAGTGCGCTGGCAGGCGTCTATCTACTACAAAAACGGCAATAA
- the ompR gene encoding osmolarity response regulator transcription factor OmpR, which produces MTETNENIAHRILVVDDDVRLRTLLQRFLEDDGFVVRVAHDGKQMDKLIAREIFSLIVLDLMLPDEDGISICKRLRTENSDIPIIMLTAKGSDADRIAGLEAGADDYLPKPFNPKELLARIKAVLRRQNRELPGAPSQQMEVVEFGPWTLDLSTRTLKRDGNVVTLTTGEFSVLKALVQHPREPLTRDKLMNLARGREWGAMERSIDVQVSRLRRLIEDNPSQARYIQTVWGVGYVFVPDGAES; this is translated from the coding sequence ATGACAGAAACTAACGAAAATATTGCCCATCGCATTTTGGTTGTGGACGATGACGTACGTCTGCGCACCTTATTACAAAGATTCCTAGAAGATGATGGCTTCGTCGTGCGAGTGGCGCATGATGGCAAGCAGATGGATAAGCTGATTGCGCGCGAGATCTTCTCTTTGATCGTGCTTGATTTGATGCTGCCTGACGAAGATGGCATCAGCATCTGCAAGCGCCTACGCACCGAAAATTCTGACATTCCTATCATCATGCTGACCGCCAAAGGTTCTGATGCTGACCGCATCGCAGGCCTAGAAGCAGGAGCGGATGACTATCTGCCTAAGCCATTTAACCCAAAAGAGCTGTTGGCTCGTATTAAAGCAGTCCTACGCCGCCAAAACCGTGAGCTTCCAGGCGCCCCATCACAGCAGATGGAAGTGGTTGAATTTGGGCCTTGGACACTTGATCTATCAACGCGCACCTTGAAACGCGACGGTAATGTCGTCACGCTAACCACTGGCGAATTTAGCGTATTAAAAGCATTAGTACAGCACCCAAGAGAGCCGCTAACTCGCGACAAGCTCATGAATCTGGCCCGCGGTCGTGAATGGGGTGCGATGGAGCGCTCGATTGATGTGCAGGTCTCTCGCCTGCGCCGCCTGATTGAAGATAACCCATCTCAAGCACGCTACATCCAAACCGTATGGGGCGTGGGCTATGTGTTCGTTCCAGACGGTGCGGAGAGCTAA
- a CDS encoding helix-hairpin-helix domain-containing protein, with protein MTDIVQTPIDHAAIYDKLAKEHGVKPSQVAAFAELFDEGASVPFIARYRKEQTGGLDDALLRALEKGLVLQRDLAARRIKVIELLTAQNALTDELVTRIEAANTKLELEEIYQPYRPRRRSVAARARLAGLEPIAQDILVGATPSEALEGFSCPETLTDETGETFEADFKDFDKQLAGVQAIILDTWAQSLDLLDEVRLGFNKTASIRSELVGEEKREAGEKFKDYFEHSEPFAKLSNHRLLAMLRGRQQNVLVLHVDGEDEPFVQKIKSHFGVDQSAVNGAFLADTADKLWHAKWRSQIEHRLLTERRVAAETDAIGVFAENLKHLLMTAPAGRKVILGVDPGIRHGVKMAVIDATGDVLATDTAYPFEPYNKVDEARKMIAGLIRSHGVELVAIGNGTASRESESLIKSIIDDEKLSVKALVISEAGASVYSASQIASNELPDLDVSVRGAVSIARRLQDPLSELVKVEPKAIGVGQYQHDVNQTELESSLDKVTEDCVNAVGVDVNTASPAILAHIAGLNKNVAQQIVDYRRTNGAFKNREELKAVPRLGVKTFEQAAGFLRIKDGTEPLDATGVHPESYGLVYEILRKADKSLTDVLGNEAVAKSLNDSADNFSQLATVVAELAKPAHDPRGEFKTAKFRDDVNSIKDLTVGMVLEGVVTNVTAFGCFVDVGVHQDGLVHISELSDGFVDNPAAVVKPQDIVSVRVISVDEARGRIGFSMKSEVAKADKKADKPKEKEDRKPRTSDKKADKTKDRRSERRRSDKSDKPKAQDNKVGSLGALLKQAGL; from the coding sequence ATGACAGACATCGTCCAAACCCCGATCGATCATGCCGCCATCTATGACAAACTTGCCAAAGAGCACGGTGTAAAGCCAAGTCAAGTGGCGGCATTTGCTGAGTTATTTGATGAGGGTGCGAGCGTGCCATTCATCGCTCGTTACCGTAAGGAGCAGACAGGCGGTCTGGATGATGCCTTGCTGCGCGCATTGGAAAAAGGCCTGGTGCTACAGCGTGATTTGGCAGCCAGACGCATTAAGGTTATTGAGCTTTTGACCGCTCAGAATGCACTGACTGATGAGCTCGTTACTCGCATTGAGGCAGCGAATACTAAGCTTGAATTAGAAGAGATCTATCAGCCTTATCGTCCGCGTCGTCGTTCGGTGGCTGCCCGCGCCAGACTGGCAGGACTTGAACCTATTGCACAAGACATCCTGGTGGGTGCAACACCTAGCGAGGCTTTGGAAGGATTTAGCTGCCCTGAGACTCTGACTGATGAGACCGGCGAGACCTTTGAAGCTGACTTTAAAGACTTTGATAAGCAGTTGGCAGGCGTACAGGCGATTATCTTAGATACTTGGGCGCAGTCTTTGGATCTGCTTGATGAAGTGCGACTTGGTTTTAATAAGACGGCCAGCATTCGCTCGGAGCTTGTCGGTGAAGAAAAGCGAGAGGCAGGCGAGAAATTTAAAGATTATTTTGAGCACAGCGAACCATTTGCCAAGCTGTCGAACCATCGTCTGCTTGCCATGCTGCGCGGTCGTCAGCAGAATGTGCTGGTGCTACACGTTGATGGCGAAGATGAGCCATTTGTCCAAAAAATCAAAAGCCACTTCGGTGTTGATCAGTCAGCGGTCAACGGCGCATTTTTGGCAGATACGGCCGATAAGCTTTGGCATGCCAAGTGGCGCAGCCAAATCGAGCACCGCCTATTAACCGAGCGCCGTGTGGCCGCAGAGACCGATGCGATTGGTGTGTTCGCCGAGAATCTAAAGCATCTACTGATGACAGCGCCAGCAGGGCGTAAGGTGATTTTGGGCGTGGATCCAGGCATCCGTCACGGTGTGAAGATGGCGGTGATCGATGCCACAGGCGATGTGCTCGCCACCGACACAGCTTATCCATTCGAACCTTATAATAAAGTCGATGAAGCGCGCAAGATGATCGCAGGTCTGATCAGATCGCATGGCGTGGAGCTGGTCGCCATTGGCAACGGCACTGCAAGCCGCGAGAGCGAAAGTCTGATAAAATCCATCATCGATGATGAGAAACTGTCCGTCAAAGCGTTGGTTATCTCTGAGGCAGGTGCGTCTGTATATTCGGCAAGCCAGATTGCCAGCAATGAACTGCCTGACCTTGATGTGTCCGTTCGCGGCGCCGTATCGATCGCTCGCCGTCTTCAAGATCCGCTGTCTGAGTTGGTAAAAGTTGAGCCAAAGGCGATCGGTGTTGGGCAATATCAGCATGACGTCAACCAAACCGAACTAGAATCTAGCCTTGATAAGGTAACCGAAGACTGCGTGAACGCTGTGGGCGTGGATGTGAACACAGCAAGTCCTGCCATTTTGGCGCACATCGCAGGTCTAAATAAAAATGTTGCACAGCAGATTGTTGATTATCGTCGTACCAATGGCGCCTTCAAAAACCGTGAAGAGCTAAAAGCCGTACCGCGTCTGGGTGTGAAGACCTTTGAACAGGCGGCAGGTTTCTTGCGCATCAAGGATGGCACGGAGCCATTGGATGCTACCGGCGTCCACCCAGAGAGTTATGGACTGGTGTATGAGATTTTACGTAAAGCGGATAAATCATTAACAGACGTACTAGGTAATGAGGCGGTCGCTAAATCGCTCAATGACAGCGCTGATAATTTTAGCCAACTTGCAACCGTCGTCGCTGAGCTTGCCAAGCCTGCACACGATCCACGCGGAGAATTTAAGACGGCGAAGTTCCGCGATGATGTCAATTCTATCAAGGATCTGACGGTGGGCATGGTGCTAGAAGGCGTGGTGACGAACGTGACTGCCTTTGGCTGCTTTGTCGATGTTGGCGTACATCAAGACGGCCTAGTTCATATCTCAGAGCTGTCCGATGGCTTCGTGGACAATCCTGCGGCTGTCGTTAAGCCTCAGGACATCGTCTCGGTGCGAGTAATCTCAGTTGATGAGGCTCGTGGCCGTATAGGTTTTAGTATGAAATCAGAAGTTGCCAAGGCGGACAAAAAAGCCGATAAGCCAAAAGAAAAAGAAGATCGTAAGCCTCGCACATCAGACAAAAAAGCGGATAAGACCAAAGATCGGCGCAGCGAGCGTCGCCGTTCTGATAAATCAGACAAACCAAAAGCTCAAGACAATAAAGTCGGCAGCTTAGGCGCATTATTAAAGCAAGCAGGTCTATAA
- the gltA gene encoding citrate synthase, which translates to MSNVKLVVDGTEYEMPVLESTLGRPVLDVSAVAKAGFWTYDPGFMATAPVESALTYIDGDKGELLHRGYAIDDLADNADYLEVCYALLYGDLPTTEQKEKFYARINDHMAVHDQLRKFFEGFRRDAHPMAIMIGVVGALSAFYHNHLDISDAAHRDDTAVDLIAKVPTLAAMSYKYSIGEPFLYPRKDFSYAENFLYMMFATPGDVDYKPNPVLVKAMDKIFTLHADHEQNASTSTVRLAGSTGANPYACIASGIAALWGPSHGGANEAVLTMLDEIGSIENVAPFMEKVKTKEAKLMGFGHRVYKNFDPRAKVMKETCDEVLGALGVNDPKLQLAMELEKIALSDQYFIDRKLYPNVDFYSGIILKAIGIPTSMFTVIFALARTAGWIAHWTEMHSEAFKIGRPRQRYIGEKHREFVKIEDRK; encoded by the coding sequence ATGTCAAATGTAAAACTCGTCGTTGACGGCACAGAATACGAAATGCCAGTGCTAGAAAGCACGCTTGGTCGCCCAGTTTTGGACGTGAGCGCCGTGGCTAAAGCAGGGTTTTGGACTTATGATCCAGGCTTCATGGCAACTGCACCTGTTGAATCAGCACTAACTTATATCGACGGTGACAAAGGCGAGCTACTACATCGTGGTTATGCCATCGATGATTTGGCAGACAACGCTGACTACCTAGAAGTCTGCTACGCGCTACTATACGGCGACCTACCGACCACTGAACAAAAAGAAAAATTCTACGCGCGCATCAATGACCACATGGCGGTACACGATCAACTGCGTAAGTTCTTCGAAGGCTTCCGTCGTGACGCTCACCCAATGGCAATCATGATCGGTGTGGTTGGTGCGCTATCTGCATTCTATCACAACCACCTAGACATCTCTGATGCAGCACACCGTGATGACACTGCGGTAGACTTGATCGCTAAAGTTCCAACTTTAGCAGCGATGAGCTACAAATACTCAATCGGCGAACCGTTCCTGTATCCACGTAAAGACTTCAGCTATGCTGAAAACTTCCTATACATGATGTTCGCAACCCCAGGCGATGTAGATTACAAGCCAAATCCTGTGCTTGTTAAAGCAATGGACAAAATCTTCACCCTACACGCCGACCACGAACAAAACGCATCAACTTCTACCGTGCGTCTTGCTGGTTCTACCGGTGCTAACCCATATGCGTGTATCGCATCAGGTATCGCTGCTCTATGGGGACCATCACACGGCGGTGCGAACGAAGCAGTTCTTACCATGCTAGATGAAATCGGCTCAATCGAAAACGTTGCGCCATTCATGGAAAAAGTTAAGACTAAAGAAGCTAAGCTAATGGGCTTCGGTCACCGTGTCTATAAGAACTTTGACCCACGTGCCAAAGTGATGAAAGAAACTTGTGACGAGGTATTGGGCGCACTAGGCGTGAACGATCCTAAGCTACAACTGGCGATGGAACTAGAGAAAATCGCTTTGTCTGATCAATACTTCATCGATCGTAAGCTATATCCAAACGTAGACTTCTACTCTGGCATCATCCTAAAAGCCATCGGTATCCCAACGTCTATGTTCACAGTAATCTTCGCACTAGCGCGTACTGCTGGCTGGATTGCACACTGGACTGAAATGCACTCAGAAGCATTCAAAATTGGTCGTCCTCGTCAGCGTTACATTGGTGAGAAGCATCGTGAATTCGTTAAGATCGAAGATCGTAAATAA
- the sdhC gene encoding succinate dehydrogenase, cytochrome b556 subunit — translation MPAVKSNRPINLPLSQVIAVNSKSPIAMASILHRVSGIVLFLLVPVMLCILQTSLSSPEGFASVFDNVLLRFVAWIFVAATAYHFVMGIKHLFADLGMNEEFKSGKTAAVISFVIAAILIVASFVWVMF, via the coding sequence ATGCCCGCTGTGAAAAGCAACCGACCGATTAACTTACCTCTAAGCCAAGTGATTGCGGTGAACTCAAAGTCGCCAATTGCCATGGCTTCTATTTTGCACCGTGTTTCTGGCATTGTGCTATTTTTACTTGTTCCTGTGATGTTGTGCATTCTGCAGACGTCACTGTCATCACCTGAAGGCTTTGCTTCTGTGTTTGACAATGTATTGCTTCGTTTCGTGGCTTGGATTTTTGTGGCGGCGACAGCGTACCACTTCGTGATGGGTATCAAGCACTTGTTTGCTGACCTTGGCATGAATGAAGAATTTAAGTCTGGTAAGACTGCTGCTGTTATTAGCTTTGTGATTGCGGCGATCTTGATTGTGGCTTCGTTTGTATGGGTGATGTTCTAA